GGACTGCAGTACGATGCCCCGACCACCGCCGCTCTTCCGCCGTACCCAAAAGCGGACATGACAGTGACTCCGGCCGACGGGGCGGCCATCGTCGCTTCACAGTGGGCGGCAAGCGTTATCGACAATGCCGGCGGCGGAGATCTTGATGCAGTCGTTGAATCGATGAAGACCAAAGGTATCCTTTCAAAGGATAATCTATCAAGCCCCGCCCAAGGCATATTTCAGAGTGATACAAAAGAGATCAACATGAATTCCCCCGAGGAGCAGCTCACCGTTGTCACCCCGCGAATGGAATGTGTTATCCTCAAGGAAAAAAAGGCGGCTTCGCTCAATGCAGTAAAGACCGTGCGCACCACGGTCGCAGCGGCCATCGGTGTTGCATCGCTTGACGGTAAAACGGTAGCGGAGAGCAAACGTCTGCTCATTGTGTATTCTACCGATGCGCTCAATACCGGTTTTGAGGCGTCCGATGACCGCGTGACGCTGGTGAACAACGGGAAACTGCCGGTGCTTATGCAGACGGGCACGCTCAAGGCAGCGGTAGGAACGAAACATGGTGCGGGCATGACGCTCTGGGCGCTCGGCCTCGATGGGACGCGCAAGGAGAAAATACCGCTTACGCGGGTGACGGACGACGAAGTGAGGATCACTATCGATACGGATACACTTAAGAACGGACCGACGCCGTTCTTTGAGCTTGCCGCGCAGTAAGTCCGGGCTATCCGCTGCATGCGCGGTAACACCCCGCAGACATGCTATCGATTGAACGCTTTCTTTATTTTCTTTATCCCCGCGCCGGTTTTTCCCGCCACCCACATCACAATGCCCGCTGCAATGACGAATATGCATACATAGAGAGAAAGCTCCGGTTTCAGATTTAATTCATCCCATGATCGTTTCGCCGTTGCGCCGGCGAGTGCCAGCACCGCAAGGAGTCCGAACAACACGCCGTTGATGAGCATAAGCACGCCGAAGAATTTCAGGAACACGGATCTCGAGAATCGTTTCACCGATGCTTTGTTGAGCGTGCTGTTGCGCCTGCCGAAAAAGAAATAGCACGAATATCCCCGTGCCGATGACGCAGCCGATGCCGAGGAGCGTAAGATCGAACGCGCCGAGCACTTTTTTCAGCTTTGACCCGGAGCGTTTCGTAACGTCTATCATGGCGTTTATCGGTTTACGCGCGAACAGCCCTTCTATCATGCTATACTCCCCGTGAGCCGATGTTCATCGGCAACTATCGTTCTATCATCCGATATCATCGGACGCAGTTCAAGTATAACGCATGCGGTTTACTGCGTCAATCGAATAGAAGTACGCACCGAATCAGCTGCATCTTTCCCAATGGGAAGAAGATCAGCAACATCTTCGTCGCGCCTTCGCGTCATCGCGTGCCTTCTTTCCCCATCTCTTCTCCTATCTTTCCGGCTCCATAATCAAATTCAAAAAAAAGTAGGTTCCTACTCTATACGAATTCACCCTCCCTTCGTATATTCCCATGCATGACCCGCAGAACAGTACGCGATGCGGGAGATGTTAACGAAGTTCGACAGGAGGACGACATTGCTCCAGGGATACACGGTCACCCGAAACGATGGGAAAACGGCCCAAAGCGGCTTCGCACCTTGTTCGCTTTACGTTCGCTTTGGGTTCGCTTTCTGTTCTATCTCGGTTCGAAAGCGGGATCGGCCTTGAAATATTCCCCATACGGCTGTATTTTTCATGTCATGAAGAACATCGTCTCCGTTCTCGCTCTTGTTTCGATCTTTACCGCCATTGCATACGCCGCGCCGGATGAGGACCTCTATCAGAGCGCTTCCAAGGCGTTCGATGAGAAAGCATACGCCATAGCCGCGAGCCAATACGTACGATTTATAACCGAATACCGCGATTCGCCGTTCGCCGCCAATGCTCATTTCTACCTTTCCGTCGCATCCCATTATCTCGGCGAGTGGGATAAATCGATACGGTACATGAACATCTTCCTCAAGGAATACCCGTCGTCCCCGCTCCGCGCCAAGGCGTATTACTGGCTCGGACAAGGCTACTACCGAAAGAAGGAGCTCGCGCTCGCCCGCGAACAGTATCGCATGCTCACGACAAAATACCCCGCCGATGAATATGCCGCGCTCGCCGCGTACTCCATCGGCTATATCGCTTATGAGCAGAAGCGCTATGAAGAGGCGATAAACGAATTCTCGCTCGCATTATCGAATTATGGGAAAAGCCCTGTCGCAGAGGAGATATCGTTCCGTCTTGCGCTCTCGTATCTCGCCAATGGTGAAACGGACAAAGGATCTTCGACGCTCCTTATGGCAATGCCGCGTATGGATGCCGTCTATCGGGCTAAGGCATCGTATCAGCTCGGCAAGATAGCCTATGAACGGAAGAATATCGCGGAGGCTGTCGAGCGTTTCACCGAGGCTGCACGCGAAAACACCGAGTACACGGAGAACGCGGTGGGATATCTTGCGACCATCGCGCTCGACGCGAACGATGCCAATCGCGCCTACGGCATTACCCGCGCCTTCATCGATAAGAACCCGAGAACACCCGTCATGTACGTCTCATTCCTCCATCTGCGCGCGCTCATAGCCCGCGGCACAGTACGCGAAGCGGCTGCCTACTGGACATCCGTTTCGAACATCCCCAGCACATACCGACCGGATGCGCTCTCGGAACTTGCGCGCGCGCTTGCTTCCGCAGGAGACATCGCCGCCGCCGAACGATATCTGCATGAATGCGTTCAGACCGGCAATACCAATATCATCGCAGACACCTATGTCGCTATCGGCGATGGCCTCAGAAAGAAAGGCGATGCATCCGAAGCGCTCACCAATTACCGTTTCGTCACCGCATCGTTCAGGAAAGCGAGCGCATATCCGAACGCTCATTTCGGGGCGGGGGCTTCCCTCGTCATGCTCGGCGCGACCAATGAGGCGATAGTACATCTCACCAATGCCGTCATACTCATGTCAGTACCGAAGGACAAATGGGCGGCGTACTATTACACCGCTGACATGCTCGCGGTAACAGGACGATATACGGATGCGCTCGCGCTCGCCGCCGCAGCCGACCGTTTCCCCGGAGCCGCAGCGGAACGAACACGGCTCCTCGATCTGAAAAGCTACCTGCTCACCGAAATGAAGCGTTACCGCGAAGCGAAGCCGCTCGTACAGGAGCTCATGGCGACCGATCGTGCCGACAGGGCGTACTTCCGCGCCGGGGTGATCGCATTCAATGAGAAGGACCTCGATACGGCACGCACCCATTTCCTCGCCGTGGTCGTGCGCTTCCCCGCGTCACCGGCAGCGGTCAGCGCGCTCAAAGAGCTTGCCGATGTCGAATTCAGGCTCGCGCGTTTCAAGGACGCCTCCGAGCATTACCGCTCGTATGCCGCGCGGACGAACGGCAGCGAGAGCGCCTATGCCATGTACCGCGCCGGGTTCTCGGAATTCTCCCGCGAACAGTATGACGATGCCATATCGTTCCTCATGACGGCGGCCGATATGTACGGGGAAGGCACAGGCTTCGCCAAGTCGCTCCTCCTTGCCGGCACATCGCATTACAATGCGAAACGCTATTCGGACGCCGTTGCGATATATCGCCGGCTCATAGAGCGCATCGATACGGATACGGCCATAGCGAACGACATACTCCTCGATACCTGGTACAATTTCGCGAACACCTATGCCGCCGCAGGGAACGACAGCGAAGCGGAGGCGATATACGAAAAGATACTCGCGCGCTTCCCCGTTTCGCGATACACGGATGAGATATCGATGAAGCTCGCCGATTACAGCTTCATCAAGCGCAATTATGCGCGGTCGGCGGAATATTATGACCGCATCGCGAAAGGTGTCGGCACGTACGCCAACGAAGCGCGGGTAAAGCGCGGCGAAGCGCTCCTCGAAGCGGGCGACTACAAGAACGCCATCATCGTCCTTTACGGCTTCATCAACGATGTCCCTTCGGGTCCGCTCACCGGACATGCGCAGTACCGCCTCGCGCTCGCC
This sequence is a window from Spirochaetota bacterium. Protein-coding genes within it:
- a CDS encoding tetratricopeptide repeat protein, which produces MKNIVSVLALVSIFTAIAYAAPDEDLYQSASKAFDEKAYAIAASQYVRFITEYRDSPFAANAHFYLSVASHYLGEWDKSIRYMNIFLKEYPSSPLRAKAYYWLGQGYYRKKELALAREQYRMLTTKYPADEYAALAAYSIGYIAYEQKRYEEAINEFSLALSNYGKSPVAEEISFRLALSYLANGETDKGSSTLLMAMPRMDAVYRAKASYQLGKIAYERKNIAEAVERFTEAARENTEYTENAVGYLATIALDANDANRAYGITRAFIDKNPRTPVMYVSFLHLRALIARGTVREAAAYWTSVSNIPSTYRPDALSELARALASAGDIAAAERYLHECVQTGNTNIIADTYVAIGDGLRKKGDASEALTNYRFVTASFRKASAYPNAHFGAGASLVMLGATNEAIVHLTNAVILMSVPKDKWAAYYYTADMLAVTGRYTDALALAAAADRFPGAAAERTRLLDLKSYLLTEMKRYREAKPLVQELMATDRADRAYFRAGVIAFNEKDLDTARTHFLAVVVRFPASPAAVSALKELADVEFRLARFKDASEHYRSYAARTNGSESAYAMYRAGFSEFSREQYDDAISFLMTAADMYGEGTGFAKSLLLAGTSHYNAKRYSDAVAIYRRLIERIDTDTAIANDILLDTWYNFANTYAAAGNDSEAEAIYEKILARFPVSRYTDEISMKLADYSFIKRNYARSAEYYDRIAKGVGTYANEARVKRGEALLEAGDYKNAIIVLYGFINDVPSGPLTGHAQYRLALAYERAGFNEDALARYRASISLAGTNMIGDIVEAKSAVVRLLYEMKRFDEWKVSARGFIDDASVPEERRIETILSLAEYAEEKNDTGAAAFYERLVSTGRPAAVEAGLFGLARLRFREKDHASAAKYLKDYYVSFRDTGAHRVDAVFFLAAVSYYSGDAEAAKRYFRYLITTFPDSSRTELSKNILTELLDRGRSAVLDTRTYEIR